TGAAGCGGTACTGATCGCAAAGACCACCGAAACGCTCTTGCCCGATCTCATCGCGGCGATCAAGCAACGCCACAGCTATGATTGCCCCTGTATTGTGGCGCTTCCGATAACAGACGGCAACCCGGACTTTCTCCAATGGGTTGCGGATCAGGTGATGCCCACCCGCGGGCCGGAGGGCCCGGTTTGAGACCTGAGTCCATATTTTTTAATGGTAGAGGGAACTGGCAGCAATGAAGGACGAGCGCGGATTATACTACTACCCTTTTCCCACCAACAAACACGTGCGCATGTACGTGCGTCAGGAAGGGGAGGAAATCGAATTTCGATTATGGAATCAGGACGACGCAGGGCTCTGGGACGATCACGGATGGATCCCGTATGGGGCCATCTTAAAGGCCCAGGCCCTGTACGAGGGCGGGGCCTTTGACCCCAAAAGGGCTTACGATCTGACCTTGGCCAAGGAGCTGATCCAAGAGAACCGGCCGGATCCGTCACGCCGATGATGCCGCCGGTCTCCGTCCGTTAAGACACAACGCAAATCATCCGCCCCGACAACATGCCAGGTGGGCGGGTTGAAGATTCAATCTCTCGCGCCGTGCCGATATCGGGCAAAAGTCCCATTCAGGGTTGGGCACAACCTACATCTGTTGCAGGATCTGCTTGACCAGATTGCCATCGGCAGCGGCGCCGAAATGGGCCATGATCGGTTTCATGGCCTGCATTTTGTTTTTGAATTGTGCGAAATCGACATTGGCGGCAATCCAGGCTTTGATGTCGTTTTCATCGGCCATTTTCGGCAAATAGGCTTCGGCCACCTCGATAAAACGATTGGCCTCTGCCTTGCCGCTCTGGGCCAGCACCTCTTTTTCCGATTTGATCAGCTTTTTGATGATCCCGACCACTTCGTTATCCGGCAGGGATTTGTTTGCCTGGCGGCCGAATTCTCCCATGATCACCCTCAGGATGCTTTTTTTCTCTTCATCCTTGGCCTTCATGGCCGCAGCCAGATCTTTTTTAATTTGTTCCTGCAGCATCATCTTACCTCCCGGTCAAATGGTGACCTTGCATCCTTCAACTTTCCCCGTGTCTCTCTTTCAGGGGGGCATTCATTTGTCAAGATGCAACCGAGGGCGCGATTCTAACAGAATGCGATTCAGCAAACCCGGTGTGGGCGGAGCAGGTGGCCGGGGCCACCTGCTCCACCCACACCTGCCGAAACCGTTGCATTGCGAATTTTTATCAACCAGCGCTTGGAAAGCGCGCCTTTCAGGGTCAATCATATGCAGTTAGAATTGCTGTGGGTCACCTTGTTTTGGTTGGGGTTTTTAGCTATATCTTTTTTTGCATCCGAACAGAGCGTGAGGTATCAGGCCACCGTGCCTGGTCCAGGAGGGACCCATGCGTTTACTTCTCGTCGAAGACGATGTGAAAATCGCTTCGTTTGTCGTCAAAGGGCTTTCGGCGGCCGGTTTCGCCGTGGATCACGCCACGGACGGTGAACGAGGATTGGATCTCGGGTTGTCGGAACCCTACGATGTGATCATCGTGGATCTCATGCTTCCCAAGCGTGATGGTCTGTCGCTTATCGAACGGTTGCGTCGTGAAAAGATCAAGACACCGGTCATCATTCTGAGTGCCAAGGACTCGGTGGACGACCGCGTCAAGGGGCTGGAGATTGGCAGCGACGACTATCTGACCAAGCCATTTGCCTTTTCGGAGCTGTTGGCCAGGGTGCAGGCCTTGATGCGGCGGGCGAGCGGCACCATCGAATCGACCCGGTTGACGGTCGGCGATCTCAGCCTCGACCTGGTGACCCGGGAAGTGGCCCGCAATGGGCAGCGGATCGAATTGCAACCCCTGGAGTATGCGTTGCTGGCCTATCTGATGCGCAATGCAGGCAAGGTGGTTTCCAAGACCATGATCATGGAG
This Desulfatitalea tepidiphila DNA region includes the following protein-coding sequences:
- the cutA gene encoding divalent-cation tolerance protein CutA, whose protein sequence is MRLCLIYVTTKDKEEARAIGRDVVASRLAACVNIFDHMNSMYYWEGAFQDDHEAVLIAKTTETLLPDLIAAIKQRHSYDCPCIVALPITDGNPDFLQWVADQVMPTRGPEGPV
- a CDS encoding response regulator, producing MRLLLVEDDVKIASFVVKGLSAAGFAVDHATDGERGLDLGLSEPYDVIIVDLMLPKRDGLSLIERLRREKIKTPVIILSAKDSVDDRVKGLEIGSDDYLTKPFAFSELLARVQALMRRASGTIESTRLTVGDLSLDLVTREVARNGQRIELQPLEYALLAYLMRNAGKVVSKTMIMEHVWHYNFDPQTNVVEARICRLRDKIDKGFDPKLLHTVRGVGYVLRKDK
- a CDS encoding GatB/YqeY domain-containing protein; amino-acid sequence: MMLQEQIKKDLAAAMKAKDEEKKSILRVIMGEFGRQANKSLPDNEVVGIIKKLIKSEKEVLAQSGKAEANRFIEVAEAYLPKMADENDIKAWIAANVDFAQFKNKMQAMKPIMAHFGAAADGNLVKQILQQM